A genome region from Chloroflexia bacterium SDU3-3 includes the following:
- a CDS encoding alpha-mannosidase, whose protein sequence is MSHIVRWTTQKITQRLALIEPLVYRRRTELTPFRYTALESPTELPPTAPNFDDSAWDVVAPNSYWGTWNTNFVLRGSFHIPADWDTSAPVALFLPLGEAGDFSHPEALAYIDGAPYAACDRHHQEFRLRDEWRGGQSHHLALHGWVGLGGGGWRARQEPTQLFLRPCAVVQIDQPTRDFIALARVTLGVASTIADSVPAKSHLMNGLDDAFRVLDTGEPFGDAFYASIPAAHAALKAQIERAGLPLDVDIVATGHAHIDVAWLWTLGQTRRKASRTYHTVMRLMEQFPDYHFTQSQPQLYQFIQQDHPELFEQIKQRVAEGRWEPTGDMWLEADCNLSGAESLARQFLLGRSFFRQQFGQDASSPVVWLPDVFGYAWALPQLIKQAGLDYFFTIKIGWSQYNRLPYDSFWWQGLDGTRVLTHFSPTPEKGSAYASTYNAMATAEDVIGTWTNYRQKDLSGSGPLPPLLMAFGFGDGGGGPTREMLENLRELRSFPATPRVRQGAVGDFFRALEESAGERLPTWNGELYLEYHRGTYTTQSRNKRANRTSEFLLHDAELLATIAAQLDQSYAYPSQELTQAWQLVCLNQFHDIIPGSSIHEVYVDSQQQYAQIRQIGEAVRDAALAQIAAHVGGDLLVVNPTSFRRAGLALWKSQLGAGQQICSAEGDLVPSQPTAEGTLLYGEWDGLSIQGLTVADASAPRHDSGLRVSQSRLENPDLLVELNADGDITRIYDKQAQREVLPKGALANQFQAFEDRPMRWDAWDIDIFYTDTMWTADPATAITVVESGPLRATLRIQRTIRHSTYTQDISLGHSGRLLTISTTIDWRERHTMLKVAFPVDILSPQATYEIQWGNVQRPTHRNTSWDWARFETCAQKWVDLSEGDYGVSLLNDCKYGHDIHENVMRISLLRSPTEPDPEADQGEHRFSYSLLPHDGGWGEETIGSAYALNDPLIVYARPQAAARPAAAAGLPSLIELDQPNLVVETVKLAEDGRGIIVRLYESQRRRGTATLRASFAVAAAWKTNLLEEEQQRLDVAGSVVQFSVRPYEIITIRLERAS, encoded by the coding sequence GTGTCACACATCGTACGTTGGACAACCCAAAAGATCACCCAACGCCTCGCGTTGATCGAGCCGCTTGTCTACCGTCGCCGCACCGAGCTTACCCCTTTTCGCTACACCGCCCTGGAAAGCCCCACCGAGCTACCCCCCACCGCACCCAACTTCGACGACAGCGCATGGGATGTGGTGGCCCCCAATAGCTACTGGGGCACCTGGAATACGAACTTTGTGCTGCGGGGCAGCTTCCACATCCCTGCCGACTGGGACACCAGCGCGCCGGTGGCGCTGTTTCTGCCGCTCGGCGAGGCAGGCGACTTCTCGCACCCCGAGGCGCTGGCCTATATCGATGGCGCGCCCTACGCCGCCTGCGACCGCCACCATCAGGAGTTCCGCCTGCGCGACGAGTGGCGCGGCGGCCAGAGCCACCACCTGGCGCTACACGGCTGGGTGGGCCTGGGCGGCGGCGGCTGGCGCGCCCGCCAAGAGCCGACCCAGCTGTTTCTACGCCCCTGCGCGGTGGTGCAGATCGACCAGCCGACCCGCGATTTTATCGCACTGGCAAGGGTAACGCTGGGCGTGGCCAGCACGATCGCCGACAGCGTGCCCGCCAAGAGCCACCTAATGAACGGGCTGGATGACGCCTTCCGCGTCCTCGACACAGGCGAGCCGTTTGGCGACGCGTTCTACGCCAGCATCCCCGCCGCCCACGCCGCGCTGAAGGCCCAGATCGAGCGCGCTGGCCTGCCGCTGGATGTCGATATCGTGGCCACCGGGCATGCCCACATCGATGTGGCCTGGCTGTGGACGCTGGGCCAGACCCGCCGCAAGGCCAGCCGCACCTACCACACTGTCATGCGGCTGATGGAGCAGTTCCCCGACTATCACTTCACCCAGAGCCAGCCCCAGCTGTACCAGTTCATCCAGCAGGATCACCCTGAGCTGTTCGAGCAGATCAAGCAGCGCGTGGCCGAGGGCCGCTGGGAGCCGACCGGCGACATGTGGCTGGAGGCCGACTGCAACCTGAGCGGGGCCGAGTCGCTGGCGCGGCAGTTCCTGCTGGGCCGCAGCTTCTTCCGCCAGCAATTTGGCCAGGATGCCTCCTCGCCGGTGGTGTGGCTGCCCGATGTGTTCGGCTACGCCTGGGCGCTGCCGCAGCTGATCAAGCAGGCCGGGCTGGATTACTTCTTCACGATCAAGATCGGCTGGAGCCAGTACAACCGCCTGCCGTACGATAGCTTCTGGTGGCAGGGCCTAGATGGCACCCGCGTGCTCACCCACTTCAGCCCCACGCCCGAGAAGGGCAGCGCCTACGCCAGCACCTACAACGCCATGGCCACCGCCGAGGATGTGATCGGCACATGGACAAACTACCGCCAGAAAGACCTGAGCGGCAGCGGCCCCCTGCCGCCGCTGCTGATGGCCTTTGGCTTCGGCGACGGCGGCGGCGGGCCGACCCGCGAGATGCTGGAGAACCTGCGCGAGCTGCGCAGCTTCCCGGCCACGCCACGGGTGCGGCAGGGCGCGGTGGGCGATTTCTTCCGCGCGCTGGAGGAGAGCGCGGGCGAGCGGCTGCCCACATGGAACGGAGAGCTGTACCTAGAGTACCACCGCGGCACCTACACCACCCAGAGCCGCAACAAGCGCGCCAACCGCACCAGCGAGTTCCTGCTGCACGACGCCGAGCTGCTGGCCACGATCGCGGCGCAGCTGGACCAGAGCTACGCCTACCCATCGCAGGAACTTACCCAGGCCTGGCAGCTGGTCTGCCTCAACCAGTTCCACGACATCATCCCCGGCAGCAGCATCCACGAGGTCTATGTCGACTCGCAGCAGCAGTACGCCCAGATCCGCCAGATCGGCGAGGCCGTGCGCGACGCCGCGCTGGCCCAGATCGCGGCCCACGTGGGCGGCGACCTGCTGGTGGTGAACCCCACCAGCTTCCGGCGTGCGGGTCTGGCGCTGTGGAAGAGCCAGCTGGGCGCTGGCCAGCAGATCTGCAGCGCCGAGGGCGATCTGGTGCCCAGCCAGCCGACCGCCGAGGGCACACTGCTGTATGGCGAGTGGGACGGCCTGAGCATCCAGGGCCTGACCGTGGCCGATGCCAGCGCGCCACGGCACGATAGCGGCCTGCGCGTCAGCCAGAGCCGCCTAGAAAACCCCGACCTGCTGGTCGAGCTAAACGCCGACGGCGACATCACCCGTATCTACGACAAGCAGGCCCAGCGCGAGGTGCTGCCCAAGGGCGCGCTGGCCAACCAGTTCCAGGCCTTCGAGGACCGGCCGATGCGCTGGGACGCCTGGGACATCGACATTTTCTACACCGACACCATGTGGACTGCCGACCCCGCGACCGCGATCACGGTGGTGGAGAGCGGGCCGCTGCGCGCCACCCTGCGCATCCAGCGCACCATCCGGCACAGCACCTACACCCAGGACATATCGCTCGGCCACAGCGGGCGGCTGCTGACGATCAGCACCACCATCGACTGGCGTGAGCGCCACACCATGCTAAAGGTCGCCTTCCCAGTGGACATCCTGTCCCCCCAGGCCACCTACGAGATCCAGTGGGGAAATGTGCAGCGGCCTACCCACCGCAACACCAGCTGGGACTGGGCGCGCTTCGAGACCTGCGCGCAGAAGTGGGTTGACCTGAGCGAGGGCGACTATGGCGTGAGCCTGCTGAACGACTGCAAGTATGGCCACGACATCCACGAGAACGTGATGCGGATCAGCCTGCTGCGCAGCCCCACCGAGCCAGACCCCGAGGCCGACCAGGGCGAGCACCGCTTCAGCTACAGCCTGCTGCCGCACGACGGCGGCTGGGGCGAGGAGACGATCGGCAGCGCCTACGCCCTGAACGACCCGCTGATCGTGTACGCGCGGCCCCAGGCTGCGGCGCGACCTGCAGCGGCGGCGGGCCTCCCCTCGCTCATCGAGCTGGACCAGCCCAACCTGGTGGTCGAGACCGTCAAGCTGGCCGAGGACGGGCGCGGGATCATTGTGCGGCTCTACGAGAGCCAGCGGCGGCGCGGCACGGCCACGCTGCGGGCCAGCTTCGCCGTCGCGGCGGCGTGGAAGACCAACCTGCTGGAAGAAGAGCAGCAGCGGCTGGATGTGGCGGGCAGCGTGGTGCAGTTTAGCGTGCGCCCTTATGAGATCATCACGATTCGGCTGGAGCGCGCATCCTAA
- a CDS encoding transposase: MRKAYNYRISPTRGQQHILTTMLEECRFVYNQTLTARREAWEQRQESLGLYDTQSLLPAWKADRPSLKRVHSQVLQNVQVRVDLAFKAFFRRVKAGESDVGYPRFKGFGRYDSLTYPQYGNGVRLQGNTLILSKIGSVNVILHRPVEGPIKTVTIRRAATGKWYASLSVETSPRPLAPDKSAVGVDVGLASFATLSNGEKIANPRFFRVKEKELAKVQRKLSKAEKGTPERTKRRKIVGRVHERIANCRSNFAHQEGRKLVNRFGILAFEDVNTNGMLTNHCLAKSIADAAWNQFVLVTTSKAEEAGRRVVLVDPRNTSKRCSRCGQLVEKDLSVRVHSCPVCGLVLDRDENAAINILALGLQCLGASP, from the coding sequence ATGCGTAAAGCGTACAACTACCGAATCAGTCCGACAAGGGGACAACAGCACATCCTCACCACGATGCTTGAGGAATGTCGCTTTGTCTATAACCAGACGCTTACCGCTCGCCGTGAGGCGTGGGAGCAGCGTCAGGAGTCGCTTGGGTTGTACGATACGCAATCCCTCCTTCCGGCCTGGAAAGCTGATCGCCCGTCGCTCAAACGGGTCCATTCTCAGGTCTTGCAGAACGTTCAGGTACGTGTTGATCTGGCGTTCAAAGCGTTCTTTCGTCGCGTCAAAGCGGGCGAATCGGACGTTGGCTATCCGCGCTTTAAGGGCTTTGGGCGCTATGACAGTCTCACCTATCCGCAGTATGGGAACGGCGTACGACTGCAAGGGAACACGCTCATCCTGAGCAAGATCGGCTCGGTCAACGTCATCTTGCATCGTCCAGTCGAAGGACCGATCAAGACGGTCACGATCCGACGCGCAGCTACAGGGAAATGGTATGCCAGCTTGAGTGTTGAAACATCGCCACGACCGCTTGCACCAGACAAGAGCGCGGTTGGCGTCGATGTTGGCCTCGCTTCGTTCGCTACCCTGTCGAATGGTGAGAAGATCGCCAACCCGCGCTTCTTTCGAGTAAAAGAGAAGGAACTTGCGAAGGTTCAGCGGAAGCTCTCGAAAGCGGAGAAAGGCACACCAGAACGAACGAAGCGTCGGAAGATTGTCGGTCGTGTGCATGAGCGGATAGCGAACTGCCGCTCGAACTTTGCCCATCAGGAAGGCCGGAAGCTGGTCAACCGTTTCGGTATCCTGGCTTTTGAGGACGTGAATACCAACGGAATGCTCACGAACCACTGCCTGGCGAAAAGCATTGCAGATGCGGCGTGGAATCAATTTGTCCTGGTCACGACGAGCAAAGCGGAAGAAGCTGGCCGTCGCGTCGTACTGGTTGATCCACGCAACACCAGCAAGCGCTGTAGCCGGTGCGGGCAGTTGGTCGAGAAAGATTTGAGCGTTCGTGTGCATTCTTGTCCTGTATGCGGTCTTGTGCTCGATAGAGACGAGAACGCCGCGATAAACATATTGGCATTGGGACTACAATGCCTGGGTGCGAGTCCCTAG
- the ehuB gene encoding ectoine/hydroxyectoine ABC transporter substrate-binding protein EhuB — MRRLLWPSILIIGISIAIAVYLTLASQSEDTLAQAQRLGVIRVGYAPESPFAFRDNAGNVTGESPEIIRHVLGQLGIHQIEWVQTEWASLIPNLNAGRFDIIASGMFITCERAQQIAFTQPTYQLNEALLVPRGNPRQLHSYDDILKRDAVLVVIQGAQEQNLAIEVGITDRHLLAVPDAQTGLAAVLSGRADALALTSVSLKAFASGNPQVELAAPFTPPMLQGVPVRGYGAFGVRTGDTPLRNALDAQLASFIGSQQHLTMVAPFGFTHEDLPASSSAHLLDQCAPSP; from the coding sequence ATGCGCAGGCTCCTGTGGCCCAGTATCCTGATCATAGGAATAAGCATCGCCATTGCCGTATACCTAACGCTCGCCAGCCAGAGCGAAGATACGCTGGCCCAGGCCCAGCGGCTTGGCGTGATCCGGGTCGGCTATGCGCCCGAGTCGCCGTTCGCCTTCCGCGACAACGCAGGCAATGTCACAGGCGAGTCGCCCGAGATCATCAGGCATGTCCTAGGCCAGCTTGGTATCCACCAGATCGAGTGGGTGCAGACCGAGTGGGCATCGCTGATACCCAATCTCAACGCCGGGCGATTCGACATCATCGCCTCGGGGATGTTCATCACCTGCGAGCGCGCCCAGCAGATCGCCTTCACCCAGCCAACCTACCAGCTAAATGAGGCCCTGCTGGTGCCGCGCGGCAACCCTAGGCAGCTGCACAGCTACGATGACATCCTCAAACGCGACGCGGTGCTCGTCGTCATCCAGGGCGCACAGGAGCAGAATCTGGCCATCGAGGTAGGGATCACCGACAGACACCTGCTGGCGGTGCCAGATGCGCAGACCGGGCTGGCCGCCGTGCTATCGGGCCGCGCCGATGCGCTGGCGCTCACATCGGTATCGCTCAAGGCATTTGCCAGCGGTAACCCGCAGGTGGAGCTGGCCGCACCGTTCACACCGCCGATGCTGCAGGGCGTGCCCGTGCGGGGGTATGGTGCGTTCGGCGTACGCACCGGCGACACCCCGCTGCGCAATGCGCTAGATGCCCAGCTGGCCTCTTTCATCGGCAGCCAGCAGCACCTGACAATGGTCGCACCGTTTGGGTTTACGCACGAGGATCTGCCAGCCAGCAGCAGTGCCCATCTGCTCGACCAGTGTGCCCCATCGCCCTAG
- a CDS encoding response regulator, whose product MKIAKQTEHWPLFALILVALLSIGLLQWNYTHWKSDLEEEIAAIDNLTEARLSVTRSYLITEQFANNDPTQQPQYAFAYLDQAQNTIQSWRSGKSRLDWAIGRATESDPTLDQMLGRYLDLLAAFRQQASRSLESTQPLTAALTIDRRIAFSALEQQADQIEQYLYQQFTEHSKHRQQQHLITLVYWTIFLAALDITVFQSIRARHEATAALAASEERFRAQYKGIPVPTYTWQHQHADFVLRSYNDAAERLAPESMAAMVGSHASERYRDRPDILADFQSCVHDRQIIQREIQYNFHAPAPAKDLFVSYVFVPPDLVMVHAEDRTERNLLAAQLTQAQKMEGIGRLAGGIAHDFNNILTAISGYATLAFESLPDRNQARSDIHEIMRASDRAARLTSQLLAFARKQTLQASNIDLADLITSLAGLFRRVLPESIQLAVHTAAEHSVVWADPGQIEQVLLNLVLNARDAIGEGGKITIETTNIYLDELYTRQRIDIEAGPYVLLAVSDTGSGMSPEVQLRAFDPFFTTKGPNQGSGLGLAMCYGIVKQHKGHIAIYSESGHGTTVKIYLPRQQAAAEAPATQPISASPHGSETILFVEDDEQVRTVVFQMLSKLGYHVISASSGAEALALAQGYQPGQIDLLITDLVMPGMSGRELSAQIRLSDPQIKILFISGYSEVILSHHPSLGGDVALLSKPFSAADLAHKIRSLL is encoded by the coding sequence ATGAAGATTGCAAAACAAACTGAGCACTGGCCGCTCTTCGCACTGATCTTGGTGGCGCTGCTCTCGATCGGCCTGCTGCAGTGGAACTACACCCACTGGAAGAGCGACCTAGAGGAAGAGATAGCCGCCATCGACAACCTCACCGAGGCGCGGCTGAGCGTAACCCGAAGCTATCTGATAACCGAGCAGTTCGCCAACAACGACCCCACCCAGCAGCCACAGTATGCCTTCGCCTACCTAGATCAGGCGCAAAACACAATCCAGTCCTGGCGCTCGGGCAAAAGCCGACTGGACTGGGCCATCGGCAGAGCCACCGAGAGCGACCCCACGCTTGATCAGATGTTGGGCCGCTACCTCGACCTGCTCGCTGCATTCCGCCAGCAGGCCAGCAGATCACTCGAAAGCACTCAGCCGCTGACAGCAGCGCTCACCATCGATCGCCGGATCGCATTCTCGGCGCTTGAGCAGCAGGCCGACCAGATCGAGCAGTACCTCTACCAGCAGTTCACCGAGCACAGCAAACACCGCCAGCAGCAGCACCTCATCACCCTGGTCTACTGGACCATCTTCCTCGCCGCACTCGACATCACGGTCTTCCAGTCGATCCGCGCGCGGCACGAGGCCACCGCAGCACTCGCCGCCAGCGAGGAGCGCTTCCGTGCGCAGTATAAGGGCATCCCCGTGCCCACCTACACATGGCAGCACCAGCATGCCGACTTTGTGCTGCGCTCCTATAATGATGCCGCCGAGCGGCTCGCGCCCGAGAGCATGGCCGCCATGGTTGGCAGCCACGCCAGCGAGCGCTACCGCGATCGGCCCGACATTCTGGCCGACTTCCAGTCCTGCGTCCACGATCGCCAGATCATCCAGCGCGAGATCCAGTACAACTTCCACGCGCCCGCACCGGCCAAAGACCTGTTTGTCAGCTACGTGTTCGTGCCGCCAGATCTCGTAATGGTGCACGCGGAAGACCGCACCGAGCGCAACCTGCTGGCCGCACAGCTGACCCAGGCGCAGAAGATGGAGGGCATCGGGCGGCTGGCCGGTGGCATCGCCCACGATTTCAACAACATTCTCACCGCCATCAGCGGCTACGCCACGCTCGCCTTCGAAAGCCTGCCCGACCGAAACCAGGCGCGCAGCGACATCCACGAGATCATGCGGGCCTCGGACCGGGCCGCCCGGCTGACCAGCCAGCTGCTGGCCTTTGCGCGGAAGCAGACCCTGCAGGCCAGCAATATCGACCTAGCAGATCTGATCACCTCGCTGGCGGGGCTGTTCCGCCGCGTGCTGCCCGAAAGCATTCAGCTGGCGGTCCACACCGCCGCCGAGCACAGCGTCGTGTGGGCCGACCCAGGTCAGATCGAGCAGGTGCTGCTCAACCTGGTGCTGAACGCGCGCGACGCCATCGGCGAGGGCGGCAAGATCACAATTGAGACCACTAACATCTACCTAGACGAGCTGTACACCCGGCAGCGCATCGATATCGAGGCTGGCCCCTATGTGCTGCTGGCCGTAAGCGACACCGGCAGCGGCATGTCCCCCGAGGTGCAGCTGCGCGCATTCGACCCCTTTTTCACCACCAAGGGGCCAAACCAAGGCTCGGGGCTAGGGCTGGCCATGTGCTACGGCATTGTCAAGCAGCACAAAGGGCACATCGCCATCTACAGCGAGAGCGGCCACGGCACCACGGTCAAGATCTACCTGCCCCGCCAGCAGGCCGCCGCCGAGGCCCCGGCCACCCAGCCGATCAGCGCATCGCCCCACGGCAGCGAGACCATCCTGTTTGTCGAGGACGATGAGCAGGTGCGCACCGTGGTCTTCCAGATGCTGAGCAAGCTTGGCTACCACGTCATCTCGGCCAGCAGCGGGGCCGAGGCGCTGGCCCTGGCCCAGGGCTACCAGCCCGGCCAGATCGACCTGCTGATCACCGACCTAGTGATGCCGGGCATGAGCGGGCGTGAGCTGAGCGCGCAGATCCGGCTGAGCGACCCGCAGATCAAGATCCTGTTTATCTCGGGCTACTCCGAGGTGATCTTGTCGCACCATCCGAGCCTGGGTGGCGACGTCGCGCTGCTGAGCAAGCCCTTCTCGGCAGCCGATCTGGCCCACAAGATCCGCTCGCTGCTCTAG
- a CDS encoding formate transporter FocA, whose translation MAEKAIATGIKKAHTSLINLCLLGILAGAFIAFGAMFATTITAGAKDVLPFGIVKVLMGLAFSVGLVLVIVGGGELFTGNTLMSMAFASGKVSLGEVLRNWVVVYTSNFVGSILVALLVFYGKQHTFGHGAIGLNMLSIAESKANLEFGQAVALGVLCNFAVCMAVWLCYSCRTTTDRITAIILPITAFVAAGFEHSVANMYFIPMGLLVKGGGGEAFFEEIQKHPADFPHITWGNFLLGNLLPVTIGNIIGGSVCVGLIYWAVYIRPGLAERPAPSYRAAGHSRSAND comes from the coding sequence ATGGCCGAAAAGGCGATCGCCACCGGCATCAAGAAAGCGCACACCAGCCTCATCAACCTGTGCCTGCTGGGGATCTTGGCAGGCGCTTTTATTGCCTTTGGCGCGATGTTCGCCACCACTATTACCGCAGGGGCCAAGGATGTGCTGCCGTTTGGCATCGTGAAGGTGCTGATGGGGCTGGCATTCAGCGTAGGGCTCGTGCTGGTGATCGTGGGCGGCGGCGAGCTGTTCACCGGCAACACCCTGATGAGCATGGCCTTCGCCAGCGGCAAGGTGAGCCTGGGCGAGGTGCTGCGCAACTGGGTGGTGGTCTACACCAGCAATTTCGTGGGGTCGATCCTGGTGGCGCTGCTGGTGTTCTATGGCAAGCAGCACACCTTCGGCCATGGCGCGATCGGCCTGAACATGCTGAGCATCGCCGAGTCGAAGGCCAACCTTGAGTTTGGCCAGGCGGTGGCGCTGGGCGTGCTGTGCAACTTTGCGGTGTGCATGGCGGTGTGGCTGTGCTACAGCTGCCGCACGACCACCGACCGCATCACGGCGATCATCCTGCCGATCACGGCCTTTGTGGCCGCCGGGTTCGAGCACAGCGTGGCCAACATGTACTTCATCCCCATGGGTCTGCTGGTAAAGGGCGGCGGCGGCGAGGCGTTCTTCGAGGAGATCCAGAAGCACCCCGCCGACTTCCCGCACATCACCTGGGGCAACTTCCTGCTGGGCAATCTGCTGCCGGTGACGATCGGCAATATTATCGGCGGGTCGGTGTGCGTGGGCCTGATCTACTGGGCAGTCTACATCCGGCCCGGCCTAGCCGAGCGGCCCGCGCCCAGCTACCGCGCGGCGGGGCACAGCAGGTCGGCCAACGACTGA
- a CDS encoding haloacid dehalogenase type II — translation MVDLDTKEVLTFDCYGTLIDWESGIAAALLPILQRHGVALEREQALQLFAELESAAEAGPYMAYRDVLASCVRGFGQRYGFAPSAEEQARFAGSVGDWPAFPDSPAALARLASRFRLVVISNVDDDLFALSNARLGVRFADVITAQQAGSYKPSLNNFHVAFERIGVPQQRILHVAQSLFHDHVPAKQLGLDTAWVNRRAANPGFGATLPAEARPDITVPDLQSLADLLCPAAR, via the coding sequence ATGGTAGATCTGGATACCAAAGAGGTGCTGACGTTCGACTGCTATGGCACGCTGATCGACTGGGAGAGCGGCATCGCCGCCGCGCTGCTGCCCATCCTGCAGCGGCACGGGGTCGCGCTTGAGCGCGAGCAGGCCCTGCAGCTCTTCGCCGAGCTTGAGTCCGCCGCCGAAGCCGGGCCGTACATGGCCTACCGCGATGTGCTGGCCAGCTGCGTGCGCGGCTTTGGGCAGCGCTACGGCTTTGCGCCCAGCGCCGAGGAGCAGGCCCGCTTCGCAGGCTCGGTGGGCGACTGGCCGGCCTTCCCCGACTCGCCTGCGGCGCTGGCGCGGCTGGCCAGCCGATTTCGCCTGGTGGTGATCTCGAATGTGGATGATGACCTGTTTGCGCTGTCGAACGCGCGGCTGGGGGTGCGATTTGCCGACGTGATCACCGCGCAGCAGGCGGGCAGCTACAAGCCCTCGCTAAACAACTTCCACGTGGCGTTTGAGCGCATCGGGGTGCCGCAGCAGCGCATCCTGCACGTGGCGCAGAGCCTGTTCCACGACCATGTGCCCGCCAAGCAGCTGGGCCTCGACACCGCCTGGGTCAACCGGCGCGCGGCGAACCCCGGCTTCGGCGCGACGCTGCCCGCCGAGGCTCGCCCCGACATCACCGTGCCCGACCTTCAGTCGTTGGCCGACCTGCTGTGCCCCGCCGCGCGGTAG
- a CDS encoding STAS domain-containing protein, translated as MDGGMHISMTQRQAGIGLLAIASAGAWLATVAALLQRASMIDLLPNLVGGLLFTGLLLAYRANWLASIIPPLTISIYTLILIFGIPADFVVNQVSLAIITPALLAAVLLDFRWILGCGLAIFLGLGLRVGWQGAIVSPTNVVIFIACLAMICVIRLVTTTALRSSQQNQRRAEEALAVAEARSREAEGANRELQQQAEAQKRMLDLIDALETPVTPIADGVLLAPILGYIDARRASHLNRRILDAVYKQRAQLIVMDLSGLTEADISVASALIQMIQSVRLLGTDVLLCGVSGSLAMAMAKMDLPIGDVQTVATPQAALEYARQRSAAPKARA; from the coding sequence ATGGACGGTGGCATGCACATTTCAATGACTCAGCGTCAGGCAGGGATCGGCCTTCTTGCGATTGCCTCGGCGGGGGCGTGGCTGGCGACAGTCGCCGCGCTGCTGCAGCGTGCCAGCATGATCGATCTTCTGCCGAATCTTGTAGGGGGGCTGCTCTTCACCGGGCTGCTGCTGGCTTACCGCGCGAACTGGCTCGCATCGATCATTCCGCCGCTCACCATTTCGATCTACACGCTCATCTTGATCTTTGGTATCCCAGCCGACTTTGTGGTCAACCAGGTGTCGCTTGCGATCATCACACCCGCACTGCTGGCGGCGGTGCTGCTCGATTTTCGCTGGATCTTGGGCTGCGGCCTAGCGATTTTCCTGGGCCTTGGGCTGCGGGTCGGCTGGCAGGGCGCGATCGTGTCGCCTACGAATGTGGTGATTTTTATAGCGTGCCTGGCGATGATCTGCGTCATCCGGCTGGTCACCACCACCGCGCTGCGCAGCTCGCAGCAGAACCAGCGGCGCGCCGAGGAGGCCCTGGCGGTGGCCGAGGCACGCTCGCGCGAGGCCGAGGGCGCGAACCGCGAGCTACAGCAGCAGGCCGAGGCCCAGAAGCGCATGCTGGATCTGATCGATGCCTTGGAGACGCCGGTGACCCCGATCGCCGATGGCGTGCTGCTGGCCCCGATCCTGGGCTATATCGACGCCCGCCGCGCCTCGCACCTGAACCGCCGCATCCTTGATGCGGTCTACAAGCAGCGCGCGCAGCTGATCGTGATGGATCTCTCGGGCCTCACCGAGGCCGATATCTCGGTGGCCAGCGCCCTGATCCAGATGATCCAGTCGGTGCGGCTGCTGGGCACCGATGTGCTGCTCTGCGGTGTGTCGGGCAGCTTGGCTATGGCCATGGCCAAGATGGATCTGCCGATCGGCGATGTGCAGACCGTAGCCACCCCGCAGGCGGCGCTTGAGTATGCGCGCCAGCGCAGCGCCGCGCCAAAGGCCCGGGCCTAA